One window of Hymenobacter canadensis genomic DNA carries:
- a CDS encoding ankyrin repeat domain-containing protein: protein MSKSYPPASPRLSPEVLPAIHRQGYPALKQHVTAATVNLPDSSGRTVLSLVVNYGDATMLQWVLSKGPALDQPDRNGWTALHFAAQAHAVEMAALLLAAGATVDAPDAYGNTPLWRAAFESRGRGAMLQLLLAHGANPDQANDSGVSPGKLAETIANFNVKQFFTA from the coding sequence ATGAGCAAATCCTACCCTCCTGCTTCGCCCCGCTTATCCCCGGAAGTCCTTCCCGCCATTCATCGGCAGGGTTACCCGGCGCTGAAGCAGCACGTGACGGCGGCCACGGTCAACTTGCCGGACAGCAGCGGCCGGACCGTGCTTTCGTTAGTGGTGAACTATGGTGACGCGACGATGCTGCAGTGGGTGCTATCCAAAGGGCCTGCTCTGGACCAGCCAGACCGTAACGGCTGGACGGCGCTGCACTTTGCTGCCCAAGCCCATGCCGTGGAAATGGCGGCGTTGCTGCTCGCGGCCGGGGCCACGGTGGACGCGCCGGATGCCTACGGGAACACCCCGTTGTGGCGTGCCGCGTTTGAATCGCGCGGGCGGGGCGCCATGCTGCAGCTCCTACTCGCGCACGGAGCGAACCCAGACCAGGCCAACGACAGCGGCGTAAGCCCGGGCAAACTGGCCGAAACCATTGCCAATTTCAACGTCAAGCAGTTCTTTACAGCGTAG